A genomic window from Cricetulus griseus strain 17A/GY chromosome 4, alternate assembly CriGri-PICRH-1.0, whole genome shotgun sequence includes:
- the LOC113835306 gene encoding olfactory receptor 145-like codes for MAVTNGSLVIEFILLGITEEPGLQVPLFLLFLVIYLMTTLGNLALITLIVLNSHLHTPMYFFLLNLSLIDLCYSSVITPKMLMNFLLKKNVISYMGCMTQLYFFCFFGISECYMLTAMAYDRYMAICNPLLYNISMSPKVCLKLMLGSYLMGLFGAMVHTGCMLRLTFCDGNTINHYFCDLLPLLQLSCTSTYVNEIELFIVVGKDIVVPTSIILTSYGFILCTIFQVRSTESKYKAFSTCSSHLFAVSLFFGSSTFMYLQPSSAGSMAEGKISSIFYTIVVPMMNPLIYSLRNKDVKVAVRRTLNRRIY; via the coding sequence ATGGCTGTGACAAATGGCTCTCTGGTGATTGAATTTATTCTCTTGGGGATAACAGAAGAGCCTGGCCTCCAAGTACCCCTCTTCTTACTCTTTCTAGTAATATATCTGATGACAACATTAGGGAATTTGGCTTTGATCACTCTAATTGTGCTGAATTCTCACCTTCACACccccatgtactttttcctcCTTAACTTGTCCCTTATAGACCTCTGTTATTCTTCAGTGATAACACCCAAAATGCTGATGAACTTCTTACTGAAGAAGAATGTTATCTCTTACATGGGGTGCATGACCCAGCTctactttttttgcttttttggcaTTTCTGAATGTTACATGCTGACAGCAATGGCCTATGATCGTTATATGGCTATCTGTAATCCACTCTTGTATAACATTTCCATGTCCCCCAAGGTATGCTTGAAACTTATGCTTGGCTCATATTTAATGGGACTTTTTGGTGCCATGGTCCACACTGGTTGTATGCTTCGACTAACCTTCTGTGATGGAAACACCATCAACCACTACTTCTGTGACCTCCTCCCTTTGCTGCAGCTTTCCTGCACCAGTACCTATGTCAATGAGATAGAGCTGTTCATTGTAGTAGGAAAGGACATTGTTGTTCCTACCTCCATTATTCTTACTTCCTATGGCTTCATTCTTTGCACCATATTTCAGGTGAGGTCCACTGAGAGCAAATACAAAGCCTTCAGTACCTGCAGCTCCCATTTATTtgctgtttctctgttttttggATCAAGCACCTTTATGTATCTTCAGCCCTCCTCAGCTGGGTCTATGGCTGAGGGGAAAatttcttccatcttttataCTATTGTGGTTCCCATGATGAATCCCTTAATCTACAGCTTGAGGAACAAAGATGTTAAAGTTGCAGTGAGAAGAACCCTGAATCGGAGAATATATTGA
- the LOC100772889 gene encoding LOW QUALITY PROTEIN: olfactory receptor 147 (The sequence of the model RefSeq protein was modified relative to this genomic sequence to represent the inferred CDS: inserted 1 base in 1 codon), which produces MISMLAGNGSLVTEFVLAGLTDHPELQLPLFYLFLMIYIVTVVGNFGLVTLISLNPHLHTPMYYFLFKLSFIDLCYSFVFSPKMLMNFVSKKNNIFYAGCMTQLFFLLFFVISEGYMLTXMAYDRYVAICNPLLYNVTMSPQVCSVLSSASYGMAFAEASAHTGCMLRLTFCNDNVINHYLCDILPLLQLSCTSTFVNKVVVLIVVGINITVPSFTILISYVLILANILNIKSTQGKSKAFSTSSSHVMAISLFFGSGAFMYLNRSESMEQGKVSSVFYTNMVPMLNPLIYSLRNKDVKIALKKVVIKVHSRFIS; this is translated from the exons ATGATAAGCATGTTGGCTGGAAATGGCTCCTTGGTGACTGAGTTTGTTCTTGCTGGGTTGACAGATCATCCAGAGCTCCAGCTGCCCCTCTTTTATCTGTTTCTAATGATCTATATTGTTACAGTAGTGGGAAACTTTGGCTTGGTCACCCTGATTAGCCTCAATCCTCACCTGCACACCCCCATGTACTATTTTCTCTTCAAACTCTCCTTCATTGATCTCTGCTACTCTTTTGTCTTCAGTCCAAAAATGCTGATGAACTTTGTCTCTAAGAAGAATAACATCTTTTATGCTGGGTGCATGACTCAgctgtttttccttctcttttttgtcATCTCTGAAGGCTACATGTTGA TAATGGCCTATGATCGATATGTGGCCATATGTAATCCATTGCTGTATAATGTTACCATGTCCCCTCAGGTATGTTCTGTGTTATCTTCTGCTTCTTATGGTATGGCATTTGCTGAAGCCTCTGCCCACACAGGGTGCATGCTCAGACTGACCTTTTGCAATGACAATGTCATCAATCATTACTTGTGTGACATTCTGCCCCTCCTCCAACTTTCTTGCACCAGCACCTTTGTCAACAAGGTTGTAGTTCTCATAGTTGTGGGTATTAACATCACAGTCCCCAGCTTTACCATCCTCATTTCCTATGTTTTGATTCTTGCCAACATTCTCAATATCAAATCCACACAAGGAAAATCAAAAGCCTTCAGTACCAGTAGTTCTCATGTCATggccatttctttgtttttcggATCAGGAGCATTCATGTACCTCAATCGTTCTGAATCTATGGAGCAGGGAAAAGTTTCTTCAGTTTTCTACACTAATATGGTTCCCATGCTCAACCCTCTGATCTACAGCTTGAGGAACAAGGATGTCAAAATAGCATTGAAGAAAGTTGTGATAAAAGTTCATAGCAGATTCATATCCTAA